The Lathyrus oleraceus cultivar Zhongwan6 chromosome 5, CAAS_Psat_ZW6_1.0, whole genome shotgun sequence genome includes the window TCATGCTTCTAAAATCATCTCTAATGAGTCACAAATCCAATTTTTAAGCCCATCAAGTCATCTCATACCAATAAGAACCTCCATTCCCTCAATATCCTACAAGTCTCCTTGAAAATTCACTTGTGTTCCCAATCTTCAAATGAGTACCAAATGAAGTGTGACTTGAAAGAATGCACCAATCCAATGACTCAAGACTCACAAATCAGGGATCAAACCAATGCAAAAGAGGCAAAGGCTCACACCACAAAGAAGACCCCAAACCAATTCAAAGAATGAATCAAAAGCAAACCCCAAAATTGGGTCAAAACCCTAGTACAAAGACAAGACtcaaaacttaaccaaatgaccaatccaggacTCATCCTTTTGCAAATTACACCTTCAAACACACCCCcaaatgtcctcaaaaggaccaacatcaaatcaataaccaagtgtctcaaattgcctatgccatgtaatgaccaaaaatatgcacaaaatgaacttccaacttagaaaattcatatcaaatcagaaatgcatgcaatgactttgggatttttttgtataagttttttatgccatgaatgttcaatatGCAAAATATCAAGTCCAAAATAATGtaaatgctatgtgaacaaaaatgcaccaattcaatgtcaaaaatgtgacacaaattgtcacatttttctctatgtatcaaaaatgatgataacatgtgagaaaaaatccaaaccagtgaccaataattcatgtcatgtatgaatgtcatgtatgcaaaagagtagatcaaaaggttcaaaattgaggatttcacaatgcattgaatgcactaggtcaatttggcacaacattgattcaaaaattcccacATAAAAATCCTGACATAAAAAATTCTTgaaatcaacaccataaaaacgtagacacaaatacaaaactatgaaaaaattgggactcatttggacaatttttgtattttttatgaattaaacaaaattaCCAAAATAATGGAGAAATGAAAtagaaaatggagggaaatgaatATTTGAATAAACTCAGAAAAATCATGAGCCATTGGATCTGGCGCGCTCTTGTGATCAACGCTCCACATTCAAAcaatgaaacgcaccgtttcattaattGATGTCATCGCCCAATCATCATTCAGCGCTCGCGTGGCCTCAGGCAAACCCCTCTCCTCCAATCACTCTTCCACGCATGAAGCCACATGGCACACACATTAGCTAAACCCTAAATAcacacagacgccggagctctgcttcggtcgtcttctccgatgaACACACGGTGGCTCCCACGACGGCGCCACCATGAAATTTCCCAGAGTTTTACCAAACCACTGTCATTCCACTCAGTTTTCCATGCTGGTTCCAAATATCACATTAGTTTTTCCTAATTCTACCTAGGTTTTGCAAATCGAAGACAATAagtttctagatccaaactttCAGTCGCCACCAAATCCTTAATAATCACTCCATTTCAATTCTAAACATATATTCATGATCGACACAACACGATCTTCCATTCTATAACCTAAAATCATCAAAAGGAGGAAGTGAAAATGGCATCACCTGGAAATGGAGATCTCTGGAAACGCGTTCTCACAAGCTCAGCTGCTCCAGATCAATGCCTTTGAACTTCCTTTTAAGCTTTATACAAAAAGCAATGGCAGAAACCTCTTGAATAcgcctcaatttccaaattccatcatcatgataatgcactcgaactgctcgaattcttgatgaattgcaccaaacgatggatgattcttgatcagtgaagcatgaggatcaagaatatgcaatgATCTTTGAGAATTGTATGGAGAAAATGCAAATTCAAAGAGAGAGAGttttgagagagttcttgaattctagatctgaaatggttgttatggcagttatgattagggtttcactATTTATATTCCTTGCTAATGACACTGCTAATCATTTTAGCCAtgtactaatcatgattagtgagttattaAGCCAATtgccaaaatgcaaaatgagctcccatggccataatgcacgtgttcAGCTCCATGCTATGATCTTAATCCACTCAAGAGCAaccaatggtcatgatttgaagattattttgcttgcatcttaagccaagaatgaatggtgaagatttgcttcattttgaacatgtgtgaaacaATGAATATACAAGcctctctcatgcatggcaaggGCTCATTTTTACTCAAATATGGTCTATGAAGAATGCTGAAGTAAAGCCTTGCCTTGGTTCTTTGTGAATATTGACTTGGATCATGATATCATccttagaacaaatgtgaaataatgtgatTTTTGGCCATGATTCCTTGAGGCTTAGTttgcacaattgagtcaaatgatgtcattttgagatgccttgaacatgagaagcattttgcaaaaagaatgaaccaatttgaagcattacatcaaaagttaggccattttgaatttccatgcacactttgtgatcaaatgaccataactcctcaaccatccatcatatggacatgaattaggacgttttggaaaggggagacaaagatctacaactttcatgttcaccaaaaatccatttgaaacttctttgacattgacaagtcaagttgaaagtggactaaaaacttgccaaatttggaaactttgaattataggtcattttccatttttagtaacttttgccatgacctttggatcttcaagatggatgcttagaatgacgaatagaccccatttgaacatgattgaggtgtcttaactcatttccccacctcatagcccttagttgactgcacagttgacttttggtcatCAGATGACCTTGGAAtgtcttgatgatgatagaaccatgatgatggtgatatatccttgcagataagatgatgctcaagacctttgagaaatcaagaaaccctaattgaagcccataccctcagatggttgatgatcaattcatagagaccctcaggcttgaatcacctaacttccccatcttttgaaaagactttggaggatgaccttctcattttcatatgagatgcaaaatgcaatgcctaatgccctaaaacatgaaatgtaatgccccaaactagtctcaagaagaggagggcaaattttgaggtgttacaactaGCATCCAAGGTTAGTTCCTTCTGCTCCAAAAGCTCGCGTGCTTTAATATTTCCCTTTCCATTCAAGGTGTCTTTCTTTGGCTCCATTTTCCATTTCCATGTGAGTCCATTAGAACTATTATCACCACTCCTTTTCACCATTATAGAGGTTTGAATATTAACCTTTGTTGTATTGAAAATTTCTTTGTTGCATCCATTAAGAATGGTGACGGACCAGGAAGGAATAAAGTATTTACCATCATTTTGTAAGTCAACATTTGCATCTTTGCTAGTGTCATTATTGCTCAGGAAACAAAATCTTGCGCCATTGGAATTAGAGTATGTTGTAAGTGTGATTCCATTTCCCAGATCCTTATCATTTATTGATGTATAATTTGTAATAACATTTTCACCCAATTTAATTGATGCATGAAGTTGCTTAAGATGTCCCCATTTTGGTTGATTCAAATTCCCATACTCGTCAAATGGTGCATCATAGTCATAAGATGTTGTGATATATGGTCCACCTGCTGTGCGGCCAAAGATGGTTCCTCCATGGTACATGTAGTAGTTGTTTAATACACCTCCATTTTGGAAAAAGCGTGCAACTGAGAAAGCTGAATCTTCAACACTTCTATGGGGAACCTTTTCACCCCATTTTTGGAACCAACCAATCCAGTTTTCAGTGAACATTTTAGGACTTTTTGGGTTATTGGGTTTAAAATTATGACAATAGTATCCATTGCAAGTATTGATGATAGGTTGAGGAGCATCAGGTTGCTGACACATGATCCATGGAACCCCAATGTTTTGTGCTAGAGCCATCTGAGCACACCATTTAACGTATGTCTTCCCTGCATCTTTGTAATTCCACATGATATCTCCATATTCATTCTCAATTTGAGCTAGAAGAATGGGACCTCCTTGTGATGCAAATAAATTTGCTTCTTTTGCCACATTCACGATCTTTGTTGTAAAAATTTGCATTTCGTTCTTGTAAACCATATTATTTGTCCTTAACTCAATCCCAGGAATATTGTGAAGCCACACTGGGATCCCTCCGTAGTTCCATTCCGCACATGCATAAGGACCAATCCTCATAATGGCATATAGTCCAGCTTCTTGGATAAGCTTGAAAAATTTGACAAAATCCAAATTTCCTGAGAAATTATATTCACGTTGAACAAGTTCGTGACGATCCCAAAATATATAAGTTTCAATGGCATCAAGGCCACCATCTTTGGCCTTTTGAATAAGGTCAGGCCACATCTCCACGGTGCTTCTTGGATAATGGATTGCACCTGAAAAAATAAGACGTCTTTCTCCATTGATAATGAGAGCTTTTGAATCATAAGAAACCTCTATGGCAAAACATGAGTGCAACATAATTATACTCATTAAGATAATGTTATAACAGGATAATGAACCCATTGTAAACATGTATGATTCTCCCGTCTTGGTTATCGAAATACTATAACTCAGAAAATGAAATATATAGGAAAATGTAGTTTGGTTGTTCCCAAAAATAGTGTAGAACTATCTAATAAATTAGATTTTTCTTCACACAAAAATATGTTACATGAGTTGGTCACAACCAAAAGACACACATGAAGTGAATAAAAACTCACCAAATAAGAGTTAAATGTCGTAGAAATCTTCAAACATTTAACTTTATTTATTCAAATACAATTATTAATTTCTAATTTTAGTAATGAGAATAATGAATGACACAAACGAGTACTGCACAAAAGTGTACAAACAACTAGTGAATAACAAAATTAGGCTCATCGCATGTATCTAAATTAGTTAATTTGAATTTGTTAGAATAACTTATCTAGAGTAATGGATAGGTAATTCTAAAATATTAATAACAAGTTGTTCAGGGTTACACACAGTGGTTTAGGATAAACTAAAAACATATATATGTATGATAAATGAGTTGGATATAAACACCATAATATATAATCATATCATGTATTTCACATGGACCTGAAATGAAAGTTATATATACATGACTATATATACTCTAACCCTCCACAAAGGAAATAGCTCCTTAAAA containing:
- the LOC127081529 gene encoding beta-galactosidase-like; translated protein: MGSLSCYNIILMSIIMLHSCFAIEVSYDSKALIINGERRLIFSGAIHYPRSTVEMWPDLIQKAKDGGLDAIETYIFWDRHELVQREYNFSGNLDFVKFFKLIQEAGLYAIMRIGPYACAEWNYGGIPVWLHNIPGIELRTNNMVYKNEMQIFTTKIVNVAKEANLFASQGGPILLAQIENEYGDIMWNYKDAGKTYVKWCAQMALAQNIGVPWIMCQQPDAPQPIINTCNGYYCHNFKPNNPKSPKMFTENWIGWFQKWGEKVPHRSVEDSAFSVARFFQNGGVLNNYYMYHGGTIFGRTAGGPYITTSYDYDAPFDEYGNLNQPKWGHLKQLHASIKLGENVITNYTSINDKDLGNGITLTTYSNSNGARFCFLSNNDTSKDANVDLQNDGKYFIPSWSVTILNGCNKEIFNTTKVNIQTSIMVKRSGDNSSNGLTWKWKMEPKKDTLNGKGNIKARELLEQKELTLDASCLDTHH